The Endozoicomonas montiporae CL-33 genome contains a region encoding:
- a CDS encoding trypsin-like serine protease translates to MLIILCQIALLSSGVRAQHFFPAALAPGYLKMHESLLEKTFDEHASLREKRSINGMPDSGRWYWMIKIVRSSTAQPCTGIPLNARWVITAAHCTINETEGVLAIDYTANLGDQTEDKTVTAIKNYSQIHGARIPVKRIVKHPNSEAAKDDRASGIASTQNPATTPQTEAFAGGHVGVNDIALLELSFPLPVEVVNKTPPVNFNEVNIKPNLKATMAGYGDGYGTNPQNVPHYYSSTLRSFKKGDLKILTLPVKKKPKRGKVNSGPKRCKRLLSGNAEADNPMICDTGAPIPSNGDSGGPLVSNNMIIGTLYGGDTYSDMSFRTKDGAAVFEMERIKFEPILYHKHLITSNAGFQWTDHKIIPEGQGFSPVTTNYKKDDSGMAVVPVCRVKNADNSWSYGTMTKYIGLKHCRYSFYGFYRHKVAQLEDINFQVASGWENQNSESDAKIVWKKLHKKHLTPTSSSTTPIAIDFDSKGNSLYLCALISDEDGGTTHLENGEFGIISKQSKRCKIGNKAFRFSPNRNRFFWVLSIQSPMHQTQFSNQ, encoded by the coding sequence ATGCTTATCATTCTTTGCCAGATTGCTCTTCTTTCCTCTGGTGTCCGGGCACAACACTTTTTTCCGGCAGCTCTGGCTCCCGGATATTTGAAAATGCATGAATCACTATTGGAAAAAACGTTTGATGAGCATGCATCGTTGCGTGAAAAACGATCTATTAACGGAATGCCTGACTCTGGCAGATGGTATTGGATGATTAAAATAGTTAGATCATCAACAGCTCAGCCATGCACAGGTATTCCCCTGAATGCACGCTGGGTGATAACAGCGGCACACTGCACGATCAATGAGACAGAGGGAGTGCTGGCTATTGACTATACGGCCAATCTTGGAGACCAGACAGAGGACAAAACAGTTACTGCAATCAAAAATTACAGTCAGATCCATGGTGCAAGAATCCCTGTTAAACGAATTGTTAAACACCCGAACTCAGAAGCCGCCAAGGACGATAGGGCTTCAGGCATTGCTTCTACACAAAATCCTGCCACAACACCCCAAACAGAAGCTTTTGCTGGGGGACATGTGGGTGTTAATGATATAGCCCTGCTGGAGTTAAGCTTTCCCCTGCCTGTGGAAGTAGTTAACAAAACGCCACCCGTTAACTTTAATGAAGTTAATATCAAGCCAAATCTAAAAGCCACGATGGCGGGCTATGGGGACGGCTACGGAACAAATCCGCAAAATGTTCCACATTACTACTCAAGTACATTAAGAAGCTTTAAGAAGGGTGATTTGAAAATTCTGACTCTGCCTGTGAAAAAAAAGCCTAAACGGGGAAAAGTGAATTCTGGACCCAAGCGATGCAAAAGGCTTCTTTCAGGCAATGCTGAAGCCGACAACCCGATGATATGTGATACAGGTGCTCCAATCCCTTCCAATGGTGATAGCGGTGGTCCTCTGGTCAGCAATAACATGATTATTGGAACACTATACGGAGGAGATACTTACTCTGACATGAGCTTTCGGACAAAAGACGGTGCTGCTGTATTTGAAATGGAGCGTATCAAGTTTGAGCCGATTTTGTATCATAAACATCTTATTACGTCTAATGCAGGATTCCAATGGACTGATCATAAAATCATACCCGAGGGACAGGGCTTTTCACCAGTTACTACGAATTATAAAAAAGATGATTCAGGGATGGCTGTCGTGCCTGTCTGCAGAGTTAAAAACGCAGACAATAGCTGGTCTTATGGAACCATGACTAAGTATATTGGTCTTAAACACTGTCGTTATAGTTTTTACGGGTTTTACAGACATAAAGTAGCGCAACTTGAAGACATTAACTTTCAGGTAGCGTCCGGCTGGGAAAACCAGAACAGCGAATCAGATGCAAAAATTGTGTGGAAAAAATTGCATAAGAAACACCTGACACCAACGTCTTCTTCCACCACACCCATCGCTATAGACTTTGACTCTAAAGGTAACTCTCTTTATCTATGTGCACTGATAAGCGATGAAGATGGTGGTACAACTCATTTGGAAAATGGCGAATTTGGGATAATCAGTAAACAATCAAAACGATGTAAGATCGGAAACAAAGCATTTCGTTTTAGCCCTAACAGAAATCGATTTTTCTGGGTGCTTTCCATTCAAAGCCCGATGCATCAAACACAGTTTAGTAACCAGTAA
- a CDS encoding ComF family protein yields MPVLVASTKLCGQCLKKTPVFNRCYSAFQYRFPVNHIIHRIKYSQQTALIKPMTASLAEVLRQHYHQEIWPEAIIPVPLHRKRLQQRGYNQALLLAKALNRQLKDKKMVLDKKMVKRIRATEAQQQLKASERLKNIRGAFVCRETGYRHVAIVDDVVTTGETVSELSRVLKKQGVKTIDVWCLVRTPAI; encoded by the coding sequence TTGCCTGTCCTCGTTGCATCAACAAAACTCTGCGGTCAGTGCCTTAAAAAAACACCCGTCTTTAATCGCTGCTACTCGGCTTTTCAGTACCGCTTTCCAGTCAACCACATTATTCACCGCATCAAGTACAGCCAGCAGACCGCTTTGATAAAGCCAATGACAGCCTCACTGGCTGAGGTGCTTCGACAGCATTACCATCAGGAAATCTGGCCAGAAGCCATTATTCCGGTACCGCTACACAGAAAGCGCTTACAGCAGCGCGGTTACAACCAAGCTCTGCTCCTGGCGAAAGCCCTCAATCGTCAGCTAAAAGATAAAAAGATGGTTTTAGACAAAAAAATGGTAAAACGGATTCGTGCGACAGAAGCGCAACAACAACTCAAAGCCAGTGAACGTCTTAAGAATATTCGAGGAGCCTTTGTCTGCAGGGAAACAGGCTATCGGCATGTTGCCATTGTTGATGATGTAGTCACCACAGGGGAGACCGTTTCAGAGCTATCGAGAGTTCTAAAAAAGCAGGGCGTAAAAACCATAGATGTCTGGTGTCTGGTCAGAACGCCAGCAATTTGA
- the bioB gene encoding biotin synthase BioB: protein MTAPVGTTHSGTTLRHDWTVEEVEALFQQPFNDLIFQAQQTHREHFNPNQVQVSTLLSIKTGACPEDCKYCPQSGHYNTGLSKEKLMEVRKVLEEARAAKVSGATRFCMGAAWKNPPEKDLPYIMEMVKGVKEMGLETCMTLGMLNADQASRLAEAGLDYYNHNLDTSPEFYGSIITTRTFSDRLDTLQHVRDAGMNICSGGIVGLGETERDRAGMLVALANLPKHPESVPVNMLVRVEGTPLEDVETVDGIEFVRMIAVAKIMMPASSVRLSAGRENMSDELQALAFLAGANSIFLGDKLLTTPNPKESRDRQLFDKLGINMDDRTEQDAEAFARSCPLREQDNDHYYDAMKAS from the coding sequence ATGACTGCACCTGTAGGCACCACTCACTCTGGTACAACCCTTCGCCATGACTGGACGGTCGAAGAAGTTGAGGCGTTGTTTCAGCAGCCTTTTAATGATCTGATTTTTCAGGCTCAGCAGACTCATCGTGAACACTTCAACCCGAATCAGGTGCAGGTCAGTACGTTGTTGTCGATCAAAACCGGTGCCTGCCCTGAGGATTGCAAGTATTGTCCCCAGAGTGGTCACTACAACACCGGACTCAGTAAAGAAAAGTTGATGGAAGTGCGCAAGGTGCTGGAAGAGGCGCGTGCCGCAAAAGTATCGGGTGCGACTCGTTTCTGTATGGGTGCAGCGTGGAAAAACCCGCCGGAAAAAGACCTGCCTTACATCATGGAAATGGTGAAAGGCGTGAAGGAAATGGGTCTGGAAACCTGCATGACGCTGGGTATGCTCAATGCCGATCAGGCGAGCCGTCTGGCAGAAGCCGGGTTGGATTATTACAACCATAACCTGGACACATCGCCCGAATTTTACGGCAGCATCATCACCACTCGCACCTTCTCTGATCGCCTGGATACTCTGCAGCATGTGCGAGATGCCGGTATGAACATTTGCAGTGGCGGCATTGTGGGGCTGGGTGAAACCGAGCGTGACCGTGCTGGCATGCTGGTGGCTCTGGCCAATCTTCCTAAACACCCTGAAAGTGTGCCTGTGAATATGCTGGTGCGGGTAGAAGGAACACCGTTGGAAGACGTTGAAACCGTGGATGGTATCGAATTTGTGCGCATGATTGCGGTGGCCAAAATTATGATGCCAGCATCCAGTGTTCGACTTTCTGCCGGTCGTGAAAACATGAGTGACGAGTTGCAGGCGCTGGCATTTCTGGCCGGAGCCAACTCTATTTTCCTCGGCGATAAGCTGCTGACCACACCCAACCCGAAAGAAAGCCGTGACCGACAGCTGTTTGATAAACTCGGCATCAACATGGACGATCGAACCGAGCAGGATGCTGAAGCCTTTGCCCGAAGCTGCCCTCTGCGTGAGCAGGATAACGACCATTATTACGATGCGATGAAAGCTTCCTGA
- the bioF gene encoding 8-amino-7-oxononanoate synthase — MDRSMDSSMNSWMDKELQQDLQSRREANLYRSRKTLETAQGPEVVIDGKPYLAFCNNDYLGLANHPEVVARLKKATADYGVGGGASHLVVGHSRAHHQLEEELAEFTGRDRVLLFSNGYMANLGVISALLNKQDAVFQDRLNHASLLDAGLLSGARFQRYLHNDVDNLTTRLERSDARRKLIVTDGVFSMDGDVAPLPELAELAKQQNAWLMVDDAHGFGCLGKMGGGVAEYFDLSQDDLPVLVGTLGKAFGTAGAFVAGSEALIETLIQFSRTYIYTTSMPPAVAAATRTSLKLLREETWRRDHLQVLVQYFRQGCEQLGLQLMESASPIQPVMVGSASSALAMSNALAEQGILVTAIRPPTVPEGTSRLRITFSAAHSREHVDQLLSALERTVSPLQEEVA, encoded by the coding sequence ATGGATCGCTCTATGGATAGCTCTATGAATAGCTGGATGGATAAAGAGCTGCAGCAGGATTTGCAGTCGCGCAGGGAAGCTAACCTGTATCGGTCTCGTAAAACGCTGGAGACGGCTCAAGGACCCGAGGTGGTCATTGATGGAAAACCGTATCTGGCGTTTTGTAATAATGATTACCTCGGGTTAGCCAACCATCCTGAAGTGGTTGCCCGCCTGAAAAAGGCGACAGCTGACTATGGTGTCGGCGGCGGGGCTTCCCACCTTGTGGTGGGTCATAGTAGAGCTCATCATCAACTGGAAGAAGAGCTGGCTGAATTCACCGGAAGAGACCGGGTACTGCTGTTCTCTAACGGCTATATGGCCAACCTCGGTGTGATCTCTGCTCTGCTAAATAAGCAGGACGCTGTGTTTCAGGATCGCCTGAATCATGCCTCGCTTCTGGATGCCGGTCTTTTGTCGGGCGCCCGTTTTCAGCGTTATTTGCACAATGATGTGGACAATCTGACCACCCGACTGGAGCGTTCTGATGCCCGTCGCAAGTTGATTGTGACCGATGGAGTGTTCAGCATGGACGGTGATGTGGCGCCCTTGCCGGAGCTGGCAGAGCTGGCAAAACAGCAAAACGCCTGGTTAATGGTTGACGATGCCCACGGTTTTGGCTGTTTGGGCAAGATGGGCGGGGGAGTTGCAGAATACTTTGATCTATCTCAGGATGACTTGCCGGTGCTGGTTGGTACACTGGGCAAGGCCTTTGGTACGGCTGGTGCGTTTGTAGCGGGTAGTGAAGCGTTAATTGAAACACTTATTCAGTTTTCCCGTACCTATATTTACACCACCTCCATGCCGCCGGCGGTAGCGGCTGCCACCCGAACCAGTCTGAAACTGCTGCGTGAAGAAACCTGGCGACGTGACCATTTACAGGTGCTGGTTCAGTATTTTCGCCAGGGTTGTGAACAACTGGGGTTGCAGCTGATGGAATCGGCTTCACCGATTCAGCCGGTAATGGTCGGCAGTGCCAGCAGTGCGTTGGCGATGAGTAATGCACTGGCTGAACAGGGTATTCTGGTGACTGCCATCCGACCGCCTACCGTTCCTGAAGGAACGTCGAGGCTCCGTATTACTTTCAGTGCTGCCCACAGCCGCGAGCATGTGGATCAGTTACTGAGTGCACTTGAGCGCACGGTAAGTCCGTTGCAGGAGGAAGTGGCATGA
- a CDS encoding alpha/beta fold hydrolase codes for MSLPIVLISGWGMPATVLEPLAQELDGDGRACVVQLPGLVEEPGARYGWQELMGYLDLHLLETPVVLVGWSLGGTLAALYASQNPDKVAGVVTLGTNPCFVRNDDWPQAMLPATFSSFYAGMEEDPKATIQQFSMLCSMGNSNQKALMRELATLTEDVDLEPAILLGMLKLLGESNVRSQFADLRCPVIHCFGRQDALVPADVAQRIEQEFPAHAVNVFNGGHTFFLDNETGITRQVAELVTRLCTRG; via the coding sequence ATGAGTCTGCCCATCGTATTAATCAGTGGCTGGGGCATGCCGGCAACCGTGCTGGAACCACTGGCACAGGAGCTGGATGGCGATGGCCGTGCCTGCGTGGTTCAGTTACCGGGGCTGGTGGAAGAACCCGGTGCCCGCTATGGCTGGCAGGAGTTAATGGGTTATCTTGATCTGCACCTGCTGGAAACGCCGGTGGTACTGGTTGGCTGGTCGCTGGGTGGAACGCTGGCGGCACTCTATGCCAGTCAGAACCCTGACAAGGTAGCTGGTGTGGTGACCCTGGGCACAAATCCATGTTTTGTTCGAAATGACGACTGGCCTCAGGCGATGCTGCCCGCCACCTTCTCAAGCTTTTATGCGGGTATGGAAGAAGACCCGAAAGCGACCATTCAGCAGTTTTCAATGCTGTGTTCCATGGGCAACAGTAATCAGAAAGCATTGATGCGTGAACTGGCAACGTTGACTGAGGATGTTGATCTGGAACCTGCTATTTTGTTGGGCATGTTGAAATTGCTTGGCGAGAGTAATGTGCGTTCCCAGTTTGCTGATTTGCGTTGTCCGGTCATTCACTGCTTTGGTCGTCAGGATGCACTGGTGCCTGCTGACGTTGCCCAGCGCATTGAACAGGAATTTCCTGCCCATGCGGTGAATGTGTTCAATGGCGGGCACACGTTCTTTCTTGATAATGAAACCGGCATTACCCGTCAGGTAGCAGAACTGGTGACCCGTTTATGCACCAGAGGGTAA
- the bioC gene encoding malonyl-ACP O-methyltransferase BioC: MHQRVTSSVAGVCRPARADKRRIAVNFSRAAKTYDYAAVLQDRVAARAMLGLPADWLPDCVLDLGSGTGSQTTLLAEHYPQATVLGMDLAIGMASHARSSYPELNWCSGDIEHLPFKSNALDVVFSSLAIQWCDLSRVLEEVYDVLKPGGVFVFSTLAAGTMHELKQAWSSVDRHVHVNTFDAFSTQKHCVQQSGFQLHSFKLQTETVFYLTAMQLLRDMKALGVNTVPSRQNGLMSRQRIFKFQQAYEMFRTDKGLPLSYEVIYGILRKPQR; encoded by the coding sequence ATGCACCAGAGGGTAACGTCATCCGTTGCCGGGGTGTGTCGGCCAGCTCGTGCAGATAAACGACGCATTGCCGTCAACTTCAGCCGCGCTGCCAAAACCTATGATTATGCGGCAGTCCTTCAGGATCGTGTGGCTGCCAGAGCCATGCTTGGGTTGCCTGCAGACTGGTTACCTGATTGTGTGTTGGATCTAGGGTCTGGCACCGGTAGCCAGACAACACTGCTGGCAGAGCATTACCCGCAGGCAACGGTTCTGGGAATGGATCTTGCGATAGGTATGGCTTCTCATGCCCGATCCAGTTATCCGGAGCTGAACTGGTGTTCTGGTGATATCGAACACTTGCCGTTTAAAAGCAATGCGCTGGATGTGGTGTTTTCCAGTCTTGCCATTCAGTGGTGCGACCTGAGCAGGGTGCTCGAAGAAGTTTATGACGTATTAAAACCCGGTGGTGTATTTGTCTTCTCAACACTGGCTGCCGGGACTATGCATGAGCTGAAACAGGCATGGAGCAGCGTTGACCGTCATGTGCATGTGAATACTTTTGATGCCTTCAGCACGCAAAAGCACTGCGTTCAACAATCTGGTTTTCAGTTGCACTCTTTTAAGCTGCAGACCGAGACCGTTTTCTACCTTACTGCCATGCAGCTACTCAGGGATATGAAAGCGCTTGGGGTAAACACGGTGCCGTCGCGTCAGAATGGACTGATGTCCCGCCAGCGAATCTTCAAGTTTCAGCAGGCTTATGAAATGTTCCGCACCGATAAAGGATTGCCTCTATCCTATGAAGTCATTTACGGCATACTCCGTAAACCTCAACGTTAA
- the bioD gene encoding dethiobiotin synthase, which translates to MANTYFVTGTDTDAGKTVVSCGLLEAARQKQLQTIALKPISAGCESTPEGLRNGDAVKLMEAMTIKLPYAQVNPVAFEPPIAPHIAAEEEGRRITVDRLSGICRGALMRQHDLSLIEGAGGWRVPLNNREMLSELAVEMNTPVILVVGMKLGCLSHALLSVESILRDGLTLAGWVANRIDPDMNHFEENVQTLKDSIPAPCLGVIPWLDSLDNGSVAGHLDIQPLLK; encoded by the coding sequence ATGGCTAACACCTATTTTGTTACCGGAACCGATACCGATGCAGGTAAAACGGTGGTTTCCTGTGGCCTGCTGGAAGCAGCCCGTCAGAAACAGTTGCAAACCATTGCCCTGAAGCCCATCTCGGCGGGTTGTGAATCCACACCGGAAGGGTTGCGTAATGGTGATGCCGTAAAACTGATGGAAGCCATGACCATTAAGTTGCCTTATGCCCAGGTTAACCCTGTTGCATTTGAGCCGCCTATTGCGCCTCATATTGCCGCAGAAGAAGAAGGCCGTCGTATTACCGTTGACCGGCTCTCGGGTATTTGTCGTGGAGCCCTGATGCGACAGCATGACCTGTCATTGATTGAAGGTGCGGGTGGTTGGCGAGTACCACTGAATAACCGTGAAATGCTGTCTGAACTGGCCGTTGAAATGAATACGCCGGTGATACTGGTCGTAGGCATGAAACTGGGCTGCCTGAGCCACGCTTTACTCAGTGTTGAATCCATTCTGCGAGATGGTTTAACGCTGGCAGGCTGGGTGGCAAACCGTATTGATCCGGATATGAATCATTTTGAAGAAAACGTTCAGACCTTGAAAGACAGCATTCCTGCGCCTTGCCTCGGGGTTATTCCATGGCTTGATTCTCTGGATAACGGTTCTGTTGCCGGGCATCTGGATATTCAGCCTCTGCTGAAATAA